One window from the genome of Paenibacillus azoreducens encodes:
- a CDS encoding DUF4083 family protein: protein MTFLWPTAIYQLIVLVLVILFFVSLCLFVNKMIKNSRETKASLKRLEEKMEIILEEIKNKN from the coding sequence ATGACTTTCTTATGGCCAACTGCAATTTATCAGTTAATAGTGCTAGTGTTAGTAATTCTTTTCTTTGTAAGTCTATGTTTGTTTGTGAACAAAATGATTAAAAACAGTAGGGAAACAAAAGCTTCATTAAAAAGACTGGAGGAAAAGATGGAAATTATTTTAGAAGAAATAAAGAACAAAAATTAG